The DNA window TAGACCACCATCAAACAAGCAACTCATTTTACAAAGTAAGAAGAATCTTGAGTTAGAAGAATTTGCAAAGGGGTTTCTCGTGCCAGATTTGACTACTGAACAAAATGTCACATTCTTAAGAAACTGGAATGGCGATTTTGGCTCCATGAGTACACTTAAATTGATCAGAGTCAACTCAGATGGCAAGCAAGTCGTAGGTGGTACAACTCAATATTAAAAGAAGATAATAGAAGTAAAAGTCCCGTTCAAATATTGTATAGTCACTTTTCTGTATCATAAATCTGTCGCTGGATTTGAAACCCCAGTGGCATGTCAAACAATATAAAACTGTAACTGTTCTCAATTATTCACTGCACCAACTGAGGTTTAAGGTCGACATCGTACAAGTCACTATGAGCTGCTTCTTTCATCGATCCTGTCacaattttgattttttttcaactaaTTGAGcgagaaattaaaaaactGTTCGTTACACTCATTAAGAGACAATCATAGGAGGCTGATATAGGAGCGATAGACAAGTGCAGCATGGTATCTGGCCCAGTTTCATTAGATGATGTATATGAGAACAATTTAGGTATGTTGGCCAAATTAGTCAATACCAATTATCCAAATGTTTACCaggaagaatttttcagtgaACTATTTGCCAAAAAATCCACTTTTTTTACTAAATTGGCCTATTTCAATTCTGTCCCTGTGGGTACCATCAAGTGTAAGTTACatacaaagaagaagagtgATACCGTCTTGAAAGGTTTACAAATTGAGGTCCTGACGGTATTGAAGAACTATCTTCGTGTTGACCAGATCAGAGAAAAATTACTTAATTGggcagaagaagaatgcACAAAGCATCATCAGCATAATATTTATGTACATGTATTGTCTGAAAACAATGCTGAGATTGAATGGTACACTACAAACGGCTTTGAGCAAGAAGTGGACGCGTTTACGAGGGAATCTCAAATTCAGTGCACTCTACTAAAGAAACACTTACCATAATTACATGAATAGCATTTTAGAAGTGAAAGAGTACACACAACTACTGTATGGAGCTCATATACAAAATCTCCCccatattatatattttgacAATATTTACGTAAAtaaccatttttcaatatttttttgatggATCAAAGCGATGaggtgaaaaaaaaaacctACTTAGTGCTGAACTTCTACGGTTACGACTATATAAAAGGTGGGTAAATAGTGCAATGAACAACTTTCACAACGTAAATAATCTGAATAATCTAGCACAACAAAAGCTTCAGTCTAATAGAGTAAAAATTTCTATTAGAAATTGGTCAAATGCTCCCTTACAAGATCTATTAAATTTCATTAGTCGTAATATTAGATTGACAATCATGAATGTCACCACAGAAGGTCCATTAATGGTGGGTTATGTGAATAACATGAACGATgcaaagaatttgaagaggTTTGACGGTTCCAAGTTTGCTGGTAATAAcctcaaaattgaaattttagatGGTGACAATAATTCGACATCGAGTACTGTGAACCTTCTGAAATCTTTTCTGTATAAAAGATATGATCCAAATACAAAGATGCTTGATTTATCGAATCTTCAAGATGATCCAGCTTTGGTTTCAAGTGGGTTGTTCAACTCTGTATCTACAAAATCCAGATCTTTCCCAGCTATGATGAAAATTgcttcaaaagaaaatgctaTGATTGTGGAAAGTGTAAATTTAGCTGAAAATAACCTAAGGGACCTGAACTTTGTCTCTTCACTGGCCCAAACATACCCAAAGTTGAAGAATCTTTGTTTAGCCaacaatcaaatcaataagCTCAGGGCAATGGAAGTCtggaaaaataaatttaaacACCTAAGAGAGCTGTTAATGATTAACAATCCAATAACCCAGGAGAAGCTCTACAAATCTGAGATGCTCAATGTGTTTCCAAGGTTGGTAGTACTTGATAACGTTGTTGTCAGGGATGAGGCAAAACTAACTTCCATATACAACTTACCCATGCAGAAACagcaatttttctttgaagataataGCTTAGGCTCTTCATCCACGGATTTTATTACAAACTTTCTGAATTTGTGGGATTTTAACAGATCACAACTGCTGGGCTTGTATACCCCTCAGTCACAATTTTCTGTTTCCATAGATTCCTCATTACCTACCAATAGCGTAAAAGTCTCTGATCAAACTCCATCCTTTGGCTACTACCTTCCAAACTCTCgtaatattacaaaaatatCTACTCCAAAATTAATACAAGAAAGGCTATGTCAAGATCagaatcaaataatgaatgcCTTTAATTCACTTCCAAAGACAAAGCATGAGCTCTTAGAGAACCCAAGTGCATATTCGATGGAGACTGTGTCACTACCACTATTGAATGGATTTATAATTACTCTGCATGGTTACTTTGCTGAAATCGAGAAGCCtgaacttgaaaataagaaacCTACGTCGGGAAAAGCCAGGAGATTTAACACTGGATATAGCTCCAACAATAATAAGAAgttatcaaaaaaatcattcGATAGAACCTGGGTTATTGTCCCAGTTGGTGACTCTGTAGTAATTGCATCTGATTTATTAACGATAAGACCCTATGCATTTGGATCCTGGGAAATTTCCGGATCTGCCAAGACACTTCAACTCCCACCAGAAATCCAAGCCAAGCTAAATACGGAACAGCTACTACTTTTAGAGAAACTGCATTCAGAGACAAAACTGACTGCAGAATATACATACATGCTAGCAGAACAGAGTAAGTGGGAATACAACATGGCCGTAGCgacatttcaaaataatgcCAACAATTTACCGCCAAATGCATTtgtttaataaaaaatgttttattATAACAGTCTATAAATGTATGCAgcttatttattatttaattaATATTTTACATTATTTGCCTCATCAATAAATGTAGTAGAAGCTTTATCTAGAGCCTTCCCTATGGATTCGATTTGTTCTTGTGCGCTAACATAATCTTCAATAAGTAACGCATCCTGTAGACTTGGAAGGAACCAATTTTCAGCGACGTTACCATGCCATAATGGTGGTCCAAACATAACATTCTTGTAAAATTCACGGTTAAATGGTAATCCTAATTCATTCACAGTATGTTTTCCGATATTACTCATCTTAATGTTCCAACTCCAACGATTCGTCGCCACTAATCTTGTCTCACTGCTCAATCTATGATTATTCATTGCATTACTCCAATATCTGATCCATAATTTCCAGTCACTACTAattttcttccatttcAGCATGTTTCTAACAAGAGTTGtaaacttcaaaattgtgTGGTGTTGTGTTTCAAGAGTTTGCAACATATCGGTAACAACATCAACGTAGTTAGCTACATCAAAAGGTATAATTGGATTATTTGCTAATTGAATTGTTTTATCCGCCACAAATACTAATAATGACCTCAAAGCTTCCTGCTTAGGTGGGTCCTTTAGCTCATAATGAATTTGACCGAAATCCTCGGCGGCATTAACACTAGAAAGTACTGTAACTGGAATACCATTGGCCATAAAAGGTGTCCAATCACCGTATTCGTGTACAACATTAGTGTCATTCAAACTAATGTTAGCTAATGGGGAGATTTCTTTAAAGAGGGTCTGCAACAAAGGATGGGATTGAATCTTCATTTCATCCATGAGACCTAGTTTTGAAATGTCCacaaatgaataaatttcCTTTAATATAGACAGTGaattaaattcaaagaattcagTAGACCCAGCAAAATTAAATTCGGTACCTGCAAAGgatattaaatatatattcctCAAGGGTATCCAATCGTACTTAAACTTAATTTGTTGTAAAATTTGACAAAGGCTTAGAAGGCAGGCCGtaccaaaatttgataaccTTGAAGCTGCTACTATAATTCCCTTTTCTGATTGTTCTCTTCCTTCTATTTTACCGATCACATTGTAGGAAGCTTGCCTCTCCTTCACGATAGAACTAACATTTAAATTAACTGTAACGTCATAAGAAACACCACTAGTCCTACCATTATCGAATAAAACCCCTCCTTCAGAAAGCTctgataaaatcaatagTCCTTGCTTGTGAGATAAAGGTAAAACAGGTATCTGAGCTATAGCTGTAGATTCATTTAAcgatattttctttaaatttgaacTTGACCAATTGGGACTCAACACATCTCCTGAATGAAATTGAGATATTCCTGCTGGCTTACCATCAATCGcatcattatcttcagaGGCATCAGAAATGAAAAGGACACCTTTGGctccaaaattttgagcCAAGAGAATTTGCTCACTAACGACAATATCATAATCAAGGAGTAAgacaaaatcatcatccaACAGCCCTTTAGCTTCCATTTCCTTCAACTGATTGAATGTGCCCTTATTTCCGTATAATAAATTAGCATTTTCAACATATCCATTCATTGTAAGCGGACTAAAATTGGAGTCATTTAAATCAATCTGTaagatttcatcattttctctgGAAAAACTTAATGACGAGTTTGTACTATCGGGATAATTTGCGTACGCTTgtattttgaattcttcaacagaACCTAATTGGTTTTTCTTGAAGGAGTGTGTGAGGTAATCTTTGATTAATAAATCACCTTTCGTACCAGAACGGTGTGGGATTCGGAAAAGATATTCCAGGTcagtttcaaatttggcCAAATCGATAGTTTGATGTGTATAATTCAGATACGAGTGATGTTCTGAAAATGTATAATGTGTGATATACTGACGTGAACCATTCATTGAGTTATTTAGGTTCGAATCTCTTGAAATGAAGAATGTAATTATGCACATCAAACATATGTAGAATAATCTTTGCAAAGGCAAGGGCCTATACACATAATCCAAACCGTAGTCGATACGACTATATAATGTAGAATTAAAATGCATTGTTGGATAGATAACTTTATCTCGTAGTGGAATTACTACGTTCTCAATAAAGACGTCCCTAactttctttatctttgtATTAATACCAGGCCCATCGGGATAAGATTCTTCAAAGTGCATTGAATTTGCTAGAGGATCCTCTAGATCTATATCAAGCTCTAGTTCGGTATTTGCAAAGTCAGGATGCACACCAACATTTCCTTCATCTAGATCCAATGATAGATCGATAGAATCTACATCTTCAGGGATAGTACGGTCATGCGCTGAACAAAGTCTGTGGAAGCCTCCTGAAGACATGGTTGGATGGTTATGCAACTGTGACCCTATTTTCGCAATATTCAGAGCagaatttcaatatttagCAATAAATGTTGCACTGAAGAACGTTCGGAAAACTATCCTGATGCTTCTACTAAAAAATTACCACTAAAATAACAGCCTAGTTGCACTTTCTTAGAGCTTTAAACCGTGTAATCTCAAGATCTTCTCTATTAAAATGGatctacttttttttcaacttgagatattcaatataaaatattttagtataaaaaaaaaaacaacagTAAGCTAGGAACGGCAGTTAGTAAACACACAAACCATTCGAGCATGAATAGACAAACAAACGCGGGACTAGGTGGGTTATCAGCCTCGAGTCCATCTCCTAAGAATAAACTGAATCCCACGGTGAATACTCCTTTAAATAATGAGCTGCTGGATGAACAGAAGCAAGAAATTTACGAAGCATTTTCACTCTTCGATATGAATAATGATGGATATCTAGATTACCATGAATTTAAAGTAGCAACTAGAGCGTTGGGATTTAACTTAGATAAGCAGAGATTACTGGAGATCATGAATGAATACGACAGGAATGGCGATGGACGCCATCTTATTTACTATGATGATTTCTATGTCGTCATGGGACAACTAATAATAGACAGAGATCCACTGGATGAAATTAAGAGAGCATTCCAattatttgatgatgaCAATACTGGGAAGATctctttcaagaatttgagGAGAGTGGCCAAGGAATTAGGTGAAAATTTAACTGAACAAGAATTGAGGGCTATGATTGACGAATTCGATCTTGATGGTGATGGGGAAATCaacgaagaagaattcattGCAATTTGCACTGATAGTTGAATTGCAAATTCAGAATTTAATTTGACTTTTTGTATAAAAAGTAGTGGTAATGAATGAGAAACAATTTTcggttatatataaaagtcAGTTAAACCTCTAAGGGTGCTTCCAGAAGTTTACCAGTGTGTTTTTGTTTGTAATGTATAAATTCtatgtaaaatttttcaaaaaaggtTTGGCTTCATAAGAGCTGTAGATGGTTAAGTGAAAAAACACAATATAAGTAGCACAATTGAACAAAAAGTACAGTAAAATGTCGTGGAAAGCTGCATTGACTCCCTATTTAAACCATCCGGAAGCGTATTCGAAAGAAACAATATTATTCTACGACACAAACGTGGTAATAATCAATGATGCCTTCCCCAAGTCCacttttcatcttttggTTATACCACGAAATAAAGTATTGACCAAGAAACATCCAGCGGTTGCATTGACTgaatctgaaaaaaatagacTGGAGCCATACATAGACATTGCAACAAAGTACGTATACGATAAGTTCATGAAGAAATACAAGGTTAAAGGGAAGCAATTAAATAAAGAATCATTTATCGAACAATTCATAAAGGTTGGCGTCCATAGTATACCTTCCATGAATAATCTACATATTCACGTAATTACGAACGATTTTTACTCTGATAggttgaaaaataagaagcattataattcattcaacagcaatttttttatcaattggGAGGAATTACCATTTTCTGAAATACCTGACCCCAAAGTTGTTGAAAAGGAATACATCAAGAATAAAGATTTGGTATGTTGTTATTGTGAGAATAATTTTGGGAATAAATTTGCACAATTGAAGTCGCATcttaaagaagaatttaatgattGTTTCATTAAAAAGTAATATATGTAGAtgtatgtatataaataagAGAAGATTTTATGAAGAcagaaagagaaaacaataggaaaaaaatagatagcctataatttttgatattctaATGTACCTTCCAATTTCTTAACTTCTGAGACCTTTCTTACAGCTTTCATTAGATCTTCAGGGATGATATGATCACGATCGTCTCTAATGGCGAAAAACCCAGCTTCCGTGACACAGTTACGAATATCTGCACCATTGAATCCATCACTCATTTTGACAGCAGCTTCAAAATCGAATTCGCCTACCTTTTTAACATTTGCAGTATgaatcttgaaaatttccagCCTGCCAGCCTCATTTGGTAATGggatttcaatttttctatcCAGTCTACCAGGTCTCAATAAAGCAGGATCTAGTGTATCCGGTCTATTTGTTGCCATAATAATTTTAGTTTGTCCTAAATTATCGAAACCATCCATTTGAGTCAATAATTCCATTAGAGTACGCTGAATTTCACGATCTGCTGATGTACCTTCACTAAATCTTCTACCACCAATagcatcaatttcatccataaaaataatacaaGGTTCATGTTCCTTTGCGTAGGCAAACATTTCTCTAATGATTCTTGCAGATTCACCAATATATTTGTCGACAATACCAGATGCTGGggagaagatgaaattggCACCAATTGTGGCTGATACCGCTTTAGCTAATAAAGTCTTACCAGTACCTGGTGGGCCATATAATAGAACACCTTTAGGAGGTTTGATACCGActctttggaaaatttcagGGTTCTTTAGAGGTAACTCAATAACTTCTCTTAATTCCCTAATTTGCTCTGTAAGACCACCGATAccattaaatgaaatttcaccTTGTTCAAAACTGGTCATATTATAAACCAAGGGATCCGTTTCACGTGGCAATATTCTCATGATGGTTAATGTAGTAATATCAAGTGTGACTCTGACAccttttttcaatctaGAGCGATCAACTGAATTTCTAACACCAACAATATATCTTGGGCCCGATGATGCTTTGACAATATACTTCTCTTCATTTAATTCCTTCATGACTTCCCCAATCAATTGGCCAATTGATTGCAATGctttaatatcattttctgtCTTATCATacaatttttctaaatctCGTATATTTTGGCGGCgattttttaattgttcATCATAACGTCTATGCTCTagtaatttcttcttgaattggTTCAATGCCTTGTTACGTGCCTCAACCACTGGATCGATCACCGGTTCTGGTACAGTTTGTTCATTAGTTGCGTCATTATTGTTGCCTTCTTCAGTATTTAAGGCGGCTAATAATGGATCTTGTTCCTCACTCATGCTACCACTTGTCCTTGATTGGTTATAAATCAGCCAAATTCCCGGTTAATATTGGTAGTGTTCCTACAGATTTGGATCCACTATTCAATTCCTGAAAATATTCGTCTATTTATATGTAAGGTGTATCTATTATCCGTATACATATCTCTCCATTATAAAACTTGTCTTTCTCGgtggcaaaaaaaaaaaatgaaaataattctaACCCGGACGTTAGGGTTAGAAACAAAATGAATAGGGTACGTAGCAGATGATGTTAATAGGGTTTGGAAACGCTGTTAGGGCTCCGAAATTTTTATAGGGTTAAATTAGCCCTATTATGATCACGTGacctctttttttcttgacagaaaattttttagtttCGCAATGAGTAAGAGACGGTTCCTGAGCTAGAAGTATCGATGgattatgaaaaaaaattggtaatGAGGGTATAGTTTCTTAGACAAGCATATCTCATATCTCTGCCAACTGTAATCTTTACCTAGTTACATAGTCGATATGAAGTTACAAGCATTCATTTTTTGTGGCAAAGGGAATGAATTAGTGCCTTTTTCTAATCCCGCAAGCATTTTAAATCCAactgatattgaaaatctGAATACAGCTAATCCTAGCACTGCATCGAAGAAGTCAGATGGCTCTGCTTTCATAAGTGGCGATAATCCTCGTTTACCAAAGGCATTACTACCTGTTGCAAACAGACCAATGATCGAATACGTCATTGATTGGTGTGATCAAGCTAATTTCt is part of the Kazachstania africana CBS 2517 chromosome 1, complete genome genome and encodes:
- the NAT5 gene encoding peptide alpha-N-acetyltransferase subunit NAT5 (similar to Saccharomyces cerevisiae NAT5 (YOR253W); ancestral locus Anc_8.697) — its product is MVSGPVSLDDVYENNLGMLAKLVNTNYPNVYQEEFFSELFAKKSTFFTKLAYFNSVPVGTIKCKLHTKKKSDTVLKGLQIEVLTVLKNYLRVDQIREKLLNWAEEECTKHHQHNIYVHVLSENNAEIEWYTTNGFEQEVDAFTRESQIQCTLLKKHLP
- the RPT4 gene encoding proteasome regulatory particle base subunit RPT4 (similar to Saccharomyces cerevisiae RPT4 (YOR259C); ancestral locus Anc_8.708) — its product is MSEEQDPLLAALNTEEGNNNDATNEQTVPEPVIDPVVEARNKALNQFKKKLLEHRRYDEQLKNRRQNIRDLEKLYDKTENDIKALQSIGQLIGEVMKELNEEKYIVKASSGPRYIVGVRNSVDRSRLKKGVRVTLDITTLTIMRILPRETDPLVYNMTSFEQGEISFNGIGGLTEQIRELREVIELPLKNPEIFQRVGIKPPKGVLLYGPPGTGKTLLAKAVSATIGANFIFSPASGIVDKYIGESARIIREMFAYAKEHEPCIIFMDEIDAIGGRRFSEGTSADREIQRTLMELLTQMDGFDNLGQTKIIMATNRPDTLDPALLRPGRLDRKIEIPLPNEAGRLEIFKIHTANVKKVGEFDFEAAVKMSDGFNGADIRNCVTEAGFFAIRDDRDHIIPEDLMKAVRKVSEVKKLEGTLEYQKL
- the HNT3 gene encoding DNA 5'-adenosine monophosphate hydrolase (similar to Saccharomyces cerevisiae HNT3 (YOR258W); ancestral locus Anc_8.707), which encodes MSWKAALTPYLNHPEAYSKETILFYDTNVVIINDAFPKSTFHLLVIPRNKVLTKKHPAVALTESEKNRLEPYIDIATKYVYDKFMKKYKVKGKQLNKESFIEQFIKVGVHSIPSMNNLHIHVITNDFYSDRLKNKKHYNSFNSNFFINWEELPFSEIPDPKVVEKEYIKNKDLVCCYCENNFGNKFAQLKSHLKEEFNDCFIKK
- the TRE2 gene encoding putative zinc metalloprotease (similar to Saccharomyces cerevisiae TRE2 (YOR256C) and TRE1 (YPL176C); ancestral locus Anc_8.702), with product MSSGGFHRLCSAHDRTIPEDVDSIDLSLDLDEGNVGVHPDFANTELELDIDLEDPLANSMHFEESYPDGPGINTKIKKVRDVFIENVVIPLRDKVIYPTMHFNSTLYSRIDYGLDYVYRPLPLQRLFYICLMCIITFFISRDSNLNNSMNGSRQYITHYTFSEHHSYLNYTHQTIDLAKFETDLEYLFRIPHRSGTKGDLLIKDYLTHSFKKNQLGSVEEFKIQAYANYPDSTNSSLSFSRENDEILQIDLNDSNFSPLTMNGYVENANLLYGNKGTFNQLKEMEAKGLLDDDFVLLLDYDIVVSEQILLAQNFGAKGVLFISDASEDNDAIDGKPAGISQFHSGDVLSPNWSSSNLKKISLNESTAIAQIPVLPLSHKQGLLILSELSEGGVLFDNGRTSGVSYDVTVNLNVSSIVKERQASYNVIGKIEGREQSEKGIIVAASRLSNFGTACLLSLCQILQQIKFKYDWIPLRNIYLISFAGTEFNFAGSTEFFEFNSLSILKEIYSFVDISKLGLMDEMKIQSHPLLQTLFKEISPLANISLNDTNVVHEYGDWTPFMANGIPVTVLSSVNAAEDFGQIHYELKDPPKQEALRSLLVFVADKTIQLANNPIIPFDVANYVDVVTDMLQTLETQHHTILKFTTLVRNMLKWKKISSDWKLWIRYWSNAMNNHRLSSETRLVATNRWSWNIKMSNIGKHTVNELGLPFNREFYKNVMFGPPLWHGNVAENWFLPSLQDALLIEDYVSAQEQIESIGKALDKASTTFIDEANNVKY
- the CDC31 gene encoding centrin (similar to Saccharomyces cerevisiae CDC31 (YOR257W); ancestral locus Anc_8.705) — translated: MNRQTNAGLGGLSASSPSPKNKLNPTVNTPLNNELLDEQKQEIYEAFSLFDMNNDGYLDYHEFKVATRALGFNLDKQRLLEIMNEYDRNGDGRHLIYYDDFYVVMGQLIIDRDPLDEIKRAFQLFDDDNTGKISFKNLRRVAKELGENLTEQELRAMIDEFDLDGDGEINEEEFIAICTDS
- the KAFR0A03970 gene encoding uncharacterized protein (similar to Saccharomyces cerevisiae MEX67 (YPL169C); ancestral locus Anc_8.699) produces the protein MNNFHNVNNLNNLAQQKLQSNRVKISIRNWSNAPLQDLLNFISRNIRLTIMNVTTEGPLMVGYVNNMNDAKNLKRFDGSKFAGNNLKIEILDGDNNSTSSTVNLLKSFLYKRYDPNTKMLDLSNLQDDPALVSSGLFNSVSTKSRSFPAMMKIASKENAMIVESVNLAENNLRDLNFVSSLAQTYPKLKNLCLANNQINKLRAMEVWKNKFKHLRELLMINNPITQEKLYKSEMLNVFPRLVVLDNVVVRDEAKLTSIYNLPMQKQQFFFEDNSLGSSSTDFITNFLNLWDFNRSQLLGLYTPQSQFSVSIDSSLPTNSVKVSDQTPSFGYYLPNSRNITKISTPKLIQERLCQDQNQIMNAFNSLPKTKHELLENPSAYSMETVSLPLLNGFIITLHGYFAEIEKPELENKKPTSGKARRFNTGYSSNNNKKLSKKSFDRTWVIVPVGDSVVIASDLLTIRPYAFGSWEISGSAKTLQLPPEIQAKLNTEQLLLLEKLHSETKLTAEYTYMLAEQSKWEYNMAVATFQNNANNLPPNAFV